The sequence below is a genomic window from Mytilus edulis chromosome 2, xbMytEdul2.2, whole genome shotgun sequence.
GTATCTGTCGTAATGATAAGGCGTGTATAGGTTTACGTATGAAGGGTTCCATTTTCCATAATGATAATGTGATAGCGATTGCAACACGTTTGACATACTTCGTTTCGCGTCAcatcaattattttacattggaATTGTTTAATTTTGAACTTTCGTTTCTGCTTTGCCATTTAGAAGTGAACAAAAatcttaattatttgaaaaagatCAAAGTTAGAGAAGAATTAAAGTTCACGAAGTTGCACAGAATTTCGAACAAACAGGAAATTTGAAAACGGACGATTTACCCTGTTGTAATTGAACACTCTACAGGTGtgaaaaataagcatttttcctAACTAATAAGTTTTAGCTGAGTTTCTGTAGTCAAACTCTGAAATAACTATGAAAACTCTTTATATTGCACATGTTATTGTCTTTTGTCGAATTTGTCAGGTAGTGGGACCCTCatatttctgttttgttgttgTCACAAGTACTGAGCAGGTAGTGAAACCATCAGATTGTATTGTTTGTTGTCGAACTGAGCAGTCACATTTGTTGTCTGATGTCGTATTAGGCAGGTTATTAGAACCTCTTAGATATATTGTCTGATGTCGTATTGGACAGGTAAAAGCATTCGAATTTATTGTCTGTTGGACTGACCTCATATTTGTTATCTGTTGTGTTCTGGAAGGTAATTGGACACTGTAATGTATTGTCTGTTGGACTGACCTCATATTTGTTATCTGTTGTGTTCTGGGAGGTAATTGGACACTGTAATGTATTGTCTGTTGTACTGACCTCATATTTGCTATCTGTTGTGTTCTGGAAGGTAATTGGACACTGTAATGTATTGTCTGTTGTACTGACCTCATATTTGTTATCTGTTGTGTTCTGGAAGGTAATTGGACACTGTAATTTATTGTCTGTTGTACTGACCTCATATTTGTTATCTGTTGTGTTCTGGAAGGTAATTGGACACTGTAATTTATTGTCTGTTGTACTGACCTCATATTTGTTATCTGTTGTGTTCTGGAAGGTAATTGGACACTGTAATTTATTGTCTGTTGTACTGACCTCATATTTGTTATCTGTTGTGTTCTGGAAGGTAATTGGACACTGTAATTTATTGTCTGTTGTACTGACCTCATATTTGTTATCTGTTGTGTTCTGGAAGGTAATTGGACACTGTAATGTATTGTCTGTTGTACTGACCTCATATTTGTTATCTGTTGTGTTCTGGAAGGTAATGGGACACTGTAATGTATTGTCTGTTGTATTACTAGGTAAGACATAGGTCTATCAGTTTTATCATTTGCATTTCGCTTAAAAAAATTTCGATACATCAAATAACTACTTCGCACTATATTTAGCCGCTTTAACtattttaattcgagcgtcactgatgaggggttttttttgtagacgaagcgTGTGTCTGGCGTAAAGACAGAATTCCAATCCTGGCAAAtatgatgccactgctggtagggTTTTcattccctgagggtatcaccagactgtagtcagcacttctgtattgacatgaattatcactgatatggtcatttttttacgtAAATTAACAGTTAACAAAACTGTGAATTCTTGAAACAATATGgcatttctacctcaggaattaTGGATCACCATAGCCGTAATtggcatttttttatttgtaaaattgggtcctcaatgctcttcttcttTTTACTTTATATGGccgattttacttttttttattcgagcgtcactggtgagtcttttgtagaagaaatgcGCGTTTGGCGTTAATACAAAATTCCAATCCCGGTATCTATGGTGAGTATATTTGGATAAAATAGTGTATGTATAAATAAGCAATGTCAAAATGAATGCAATTCGTATGACAATGGTTGGTATAAAACAGTTGACATTTCTAGAATGATACTTAAGTTTAAATCAACATTCAAACTAAAATTGTTCGATTTCAACCATATTCGTTTTTTGttgtgtgtgggttttttttttggttttttttatctcagTCATAGGTTTCTCATTGAGAAATCACTCTTTAATTGTATTCATAACCCAAATTTTGTCATGCAAAGCTATAATCCATTCTACAATAATATTACATATCATGAATATTCCAACCAAATAGTTCATCGATTTGTCTTTGTTCGGTACAATTTACAATAAAGTGCAACCTTGTCAATAAGGACATTGATGtcactgaaaacaaaatattgattctttcaaattatattttttccaaCGGagtaaaagaaatattgtttaagattagtttaaacatattatttatagtggattgggaaacaagttttgcaacttatattaatccctttccactttgcgggtgcgagtgctgccttgtagcgacattagcctgttctttttcgaaatctacaagggtgtctttaacgtgcaagagatatggctctctcttaacacgggtcagtcatttatcgtccccttccgacggactatcatcgtttcctcaagaccatactcgcaaatggtgtcaagggagagcctaaaattcagttcctgaaattttcatcccagaacgggaatcgaaccaggaacctttgtgttagtagtcagAGATGTTAAAGCATATATTATGAAGTATAAGAAAACTCATTACCCCATGTGTTGATGCTTTTCACACTGGGCTGTAGAAACAGAATCATATCAAGGcattttaataaattataacattgaaTTTCAAAAGAGTTTCGATAAACAGACAACGTGATAAAATTGAgagattttaaaattgaaatgaacaaCAAACATTAATAATTTGATTCTTCAGTATCGTTTATAATACAATACCTATAATATACATATTTCTCCATTGTAGAAAACCATATGATAACCTCTAAATCCCTCCTTTTTATGCCATTGGGGTACGGGTTCATTGACGTATACCCACATTTCTTTGGTAATGGGAATTTATGAATAAAGTGCATGTAATTTTTGAGAATATTGGGTATGCTCATGGTCAACGAACTGTGAATTTTAAAGCGATATATATTCTAAGGTACTAAAGGAAGCAGTCC
It includes:
- the LOC139511129 gene encoding uncharacterized protein, with the protein product MATNNKKLKQHFLKCPITFQNTTDNKYEVSTTDNTLQCPITFQNTTDNKYEVSTTDNKLQCPITFQNTTDNKYEVSTTDNKLQCPITFQNTTDNKYEVSTTDNKLQCPITFQNTTDNKYEVSTTDNKLQCPITFQNTTDNKYEVSTTDNTLQCPITFQNTTDSKYEVSTTDNTLQCPITSQNTTDNKYEVSPTDNTLQCPITFQNTTDNKYEVSPTDNKFECFYLSNTTSDNISKRF